The Streptomyces laurentii genome contains a region encoding:
- a CDS encoding uma2 domain containing protein (Domain of unknown function (DUF820). This family consists of hypothetical proteins that are greatly expanded in cyanobacteria. The proteins are found sporadically in other bacteria. They have been predicted to belong to the PD-(D/E)xK superfamily of...; cd06260;~Uma2 domain containing protein [Streptomyces fulvissimus DSM40593];~UniProt-pubmed:21059706; UniProt-pubmed:20581206; UniProt-pubmed:18375553; UniProt-pubmed:20624727; UniProt-pubmed:21551298;~identified by MetaGeneAnnotator; putative;~putative active site [active]): MSDDHGMTAMPHEPLTQEDVLLEGFLALQTPEGFRAELLEGEIVVTPPPDGDHELYISRVVNQVIRHTQIVMDVSGNKGLTLNGVAGAPRDRVIPDVTFAPLERDLFRGADSWMPCDGVAMVLEVTSTRARGDRDVKRRCYARGGIPLYLLVDRGDSTVTLFAEPESRDYQAHRKVSFGKPLSLPAPFGLDLETTDFL; the protein is encoded by the coding sequence ATGTCCGACGATCACGGCATGACTGCCATGCCGCACGAACCACTCACGCAGGAAGACGTCCTGCTGGAGGGCTTTCTGGCGCTGCAGACGCCAGAGGGCTTCCGGGCGGAGCTGCTCGAAGGGGAGATCGTCGTGACGCCGCCGCCGGATGGGGACCATGAGCTGTACATCAGCCGTGTCGTGAATCAGGTGATCCGACACACGCAGATTGTCATGGACGTCTCGGGCAACAAGGGTTTGACGCTGAATGGAGTGGCCGGCGCGCCAAGAGACCGGGTTATTCCCGACGTCACTTTCGCCCCTCTGGAGCGTGACCTCTTCCGTGGCGCCGACTCGTGGATGCCGTGCGACGGAGTCGCCATGGTCCTTGAGGTCACCTCCACCCGAGCGCGCGGAGACCGCGACGTCAAGCGTCGCTGCTACGCCCGTGGAGGCATCCCTCTCTACCTCCTGGTTGACCGGGGCGACTCCACGGTCACGCTGTTCGCCGAGCCGGAGAGCCGCGACTACCAGGCGCATCGGAAGGTCTCCTTCGGCAAGCCCCTCTCCCTCCCCGCTCCCTTCGGCCTCGACCTCGAGACCACCGACTTCCTGTGA
- a CDS encoding 3-to-5 exoribonuclease rNase R (3-to-5 exoribonuclease RNase R [Streptomyces venezuelae ATCC10712];~RNB domain; pfam00773;~This domain is the catalytic domain of ribonuclease II; smart00955;~identified by MetaGeneAnnotator; putative), with translation MPRRHIHVTGAADAPLRAALRALRGELGVPDAFPADVQAEAEAAAKAPRLPGEDATDLPLLTIDPPGSTDLDQAMHLARRSGGGYRVHYAIADIAAFVTPGGALDAEAQRRVLTLYFPDGKVPLHPTVLSEGAASLLPGDPRPALLWRIDLDADGRRVATDVRRALVRSAARLDYAEAQRRIDTGTAPESLALLREIGSLRALLETERGGISLDVPEQEIVEHGHTYTLAYRAPLPADGWNAQISLLTGMAAADLMTAAGTGILRTLPTAPIGAVARLRRSAHALGVDWPHHVPYADVVRALDPADPRHAAFLQECTTLLRGAGYTVFTDGAVPTPAVHAAVADEYTHCTAPLRRLVDRYAGELCVAAVAGQEPPEWVRAALPGLPARMASGARRAGAVERESVDIVEAALLSGRIGELFDAYVIDVKENRPAVGTVHLDMPAVVARIEGGDRPLPLGEWLRVRLTQADPGRAKVLFAPA, from the coding sequence ATGCCCCGCCGCCACATCCATGTGACCGGAGCGGCCGACGCCCCGCTCCGGGCGGCGCTGCGCGCGCTCCGCGGCGAACTGGGCGTCCCCGACGCCTTCCCCGCCGACGTCCAGGCGGAGGCGGAAGCGGCGGCCAAGGCACCCCGGCTGCCCGGCGAGGACGCCACCGACCTGCCGCTCCTCACCATCGACCCGCCCGGCTCCACCGACCTCGACCAGGCCATGCACCTGGCCCGCCGGTCCGGCGGCGGCTACCGCGTCCACTACGCCATCGCCGACATCGCCGCCTTCGTCACCCCCGGCGGCGCCCTCGACGCCGAGGCCCAGCGGCGCGTCCTCACCCTCTACTTCCCCGACGGCAAGGTGCCCCTCCACCCCACTGTCCTCTCCGAGGGCGCCGCCAGCCTCCTCCCCGGCGACCCCCGCCCCGCCCTGCTCTGGCGCATCGACCTCGACGCCGACGGCCGCCGGGTCGCCACCGACGTCCGCCGCGCCCTCGTCCGCAGCGCCGCCCGGCTCGACTACGCCGAGGCGCAGCGCCGTATCGACACCGGTACCGCGCCCGAGTCCCTGGCCCTGCTCCGCGAGATCGGCTCGCTGCGCGCGCTCCTGGAGACCGAACGCGGCGGGATCTCCCTCGACGTCCCTGAACAGGAGATCGTCGAGCACGGCCACACGTACACCCTCGCCTACCGCGCCCCGCTGCCCGCCGACGGCTGGAACGCCCAGATCTCCCTCCTCACCGGCATGGCCGCCGCCGACCTCATGACCGCCGCCGGCACCGGCATCCTGCGCACCCTGCCCACCGCCCCGATCGGCGCCGTCGCCCGGCTGCGCCGCTCCGCGCACGCGCTCGGCGTCGACTGGCCGCACCACGTCCCGTACGCGGACGTCGTCCGCGCCCTCGACCCCGCCGACCCGCGCCACGCCGCCTTCCTCCAGGAGTGCACCACCCTGCTGCGCGGCGCCGGCTACACCGTCTTCACCGACGGCGCCGTGCCCACGCCCGCCGTGCACGCGGCCGTCGCCGACGAGTACACGCACTGCACCGCGCCACTGCGCCGGCTCGTCGACCGGTACGCGGGCGAGCTGTGCGTGGCAGCCGTCGCCGGGCAGGAACCGCCCGAGTGGGTCCGCGCCGCGCTGCCCGGCCTGCCCGCCCGCATGGCGTCCGGCGCACGCCGCGCCGGCGCCGTCGAACGCGAGAGCGTCGACATCGTCGAGGCCGCGCTGCTCAGCGGACGGATCGGGGAACTCTTCGACGCGTACGTGATCGACGTCAAGGAGAACCGGCCCGCCGTCGGCACCGTCCACCTCGACATGCCCGCCGTCGTCGCCCGCATCGAGGGCGGCGACCGGCCGCTGCCGCTGGGGGAGTGGCTGCGGGTCAGGCTGACGCAGGCGGACCCGGGACGGGCGAAGGTGCTGTTCGCGCCCGCGTGA
- a CDS encoding integral membrane protein (identified by MetaGeneAnnotator; putative;~integral membrane protein [Streptomyces venezuelae ATCC10712]), whose product MKRYGAYVACAVLPGELALVVCLVAGVRVPVPVLVAAEAAVGLVLGEHLVGFLRRWRRDGSARDAVRATVPEPVLRLAGHELRLLASLGRWVARRPHGVGGEGARAFPYARDQAAMMYGLAFVCVVETAGMAYLLVGLPVVHAVFLVLDVYTVVFVLGLHAASVTRPHVLDGGALRVRQAGHVDVRIPLERIASVRRESLFSHEKADGELNLPVGSRTSLTLELTGPVDVPRLFGAPRPVRLVRLHADDSAALHRALGQALGQALAETVTRARTAPSPVPGPPASA is encoded by the coding sequence GTGAAGCGGTACGGGGCGTACGTCGCCTGCGCCGTCCTGCCCGGCGAGCTGGCCCTGGTGGTCTGTCTGGTGGCCGGGGTACGGGTCCCGGTGCCCGTTCTCGTCGCCGCCGAGGCGGCCGTGGGCCTGGTCCTGGGCGAGCATCTGGTCGGGTTCCTGCGGCGGTGGCGGCGCGACGGGTCCGCGCGGGACGCCGTGCGCGCGACCGTGCCCGAGCCGGTGCTGCGGCTGGCCGGGCACGAGCTGCGGCTGCTCGCGAGCCTCGGCCGGTGGGTCGCGCGGCGGCCGCACGGGGTCGGGGGCGAGGGCGCGCGGGCGTTCCCGTACGCGCGGGATCAGGCGGCGATGATGTACGGCCTCGCCTTCGTCTGCGTGGTCGAGACCGCCGGCATGGCGTATCTGCTGGTGGGCCTGCCCGTCGTGCACGCCGTCTTCCTCGTCCTCGACGTGTACACGGTGGTGTTCGTGCTCGGTCTGCACGCGGCCTCCGTGACCCGTCCGCACGTACTGGACGGCGGGGCGCTGCGGGTGCGGCAGGCGGGCCACGTGGACGTACGGATTCCGCTGGAGCGGATCGCTTCCGTACGGCGTGAGTCGCTGTTCTCGCACGAGAAGGCCGACGGCGAGCTGAACCTGCCCGTCGGCTCGCGGACCTCGCTCACGCTGGAGCTGACCGGGCCGGTCGACGTGCCCCGGCTGTTCGGCGCGCCCCGTCCCGTACGGCTCGTGCGCCTGCACGCCGACGACTCCGCCGCGCTCCACCGCGCTCTCGGACAGGCACTCGGCCAGGCGCTCGCGGAGACGGTCACGCGGGCGCGAACAGCACCTTCGCCCGTCCCGGGTCCGCCTGCGTCAGCCTGA
- a CDS encoding hypothetical protein (identified by MetaGeneAnnotator; putative;~sequence version:1), which produces MNPVGADGYEHHPLLNTHVRDIASHGEGVLVAVTHELHSHGTVRIAHIRPASGVEWTTAAANIQAARP; this is translated from the coding sequence GTGAACCCGGTCGGTGCCGACGGCTACGAGCACCACCCGCTCCTGAACACGCATGTCCGTGACATCGCCTCGCATGGGGAGGGTGTGCTCGTCGCCGTCACACACGAGCTCCACAGCCACGGCACGGTCCGCATCGCGCACATCCGACCCGCGTCGGGAGTCGAGTGGACGACCGCGGCCGCCAACATCCAGGCCGCTCGCCCCTGA
- a CDS encoding hypothetical protein (identified by MetaGeneAnnotator; putative;~sequence version:1), producing the protein MPDVLHQELLEIEVAFRGFGFQESDDSAVPVPFGDEYEWGVFLREHVRRFDLFSAGHTHKAAADVRVWASEPPAAEGEWDERGEVGFESTTGDVAVWTMTLGRSNHLIRLGKPGWWRVRVHCAGRDEVARVTRLEGVAYGVERYLIDFWPKV; encoded by the coding sequence ATGCCCGATGTGCTTCACCAGGAGTTGCTGGAAATTGAGGTGGCATTCCGGGGATTCGGGTTTCAGGAGTCCGACGACAGCGCGGTGCCCGTCCCGTTCGGGGACGAGTACGAGTGGGGAGTGTTTCTCCGGGAGCACGTGCGCCGGTTCGATCTGTTCAGCGCCGGCCACACCCACAAGGCCGCTGCGGACGTCAGGGTGTGGGCTTCCGAGCCTCCTGCCGCAGAGGGCGAGTGGGACGAACGCGGCGAGGTCGGCTTCGAGTCGACGACCGGGGATGTCGCGGTGTGGACGATGACCCTGGGGCGGTCGAACCATCTGATCCGGCTGGGCAAGCCAGGGTGGTGGCGCGTTCGTGTCCATTGCGCCGGCCGGGACGAGGTGGCGCGGGTGACGCGGCTGGAAGGCGTCGCATACGGCGTGGAGAGGTACTTGATCGACTTCTGGCCAAAAGTGTGA
- a CDS encoding hypothetical protein (Ribosomally synthesized peptide in actinomycetes; cl16946;~identified by MetaGeneAnnotator; putative;~predicted protein [Streptomyces albus J1074]) → MTASVVPSSPTRPWGAGRLAPYPTVIRRPHATVAIDPTTQLGVFRDRVGQVVEMGKHGTSSGTETSTTTNSDSRNDQGHDQDSTQD, encoded by the coding sequence ATGACCGCCTCTGTCGTACCCTCCTCCCCCACGCGGCCGTGGGGTGCGGGCCGACTCGCGCCCTACCCGACGGTCATCCGCCGCCCCCACGCCACGGTCGCCATCGACCCCACGACGCAGCTCGGGGTGTTCCGCGACCGCGTCGGGCAGGTGGTCGAGATGGGCAAGCACGGCACCAGCTCCGGCACCGAGACCTCCACGACGACGAACTCGGACTCCCGGAACGACCAGGGTCACGACCAGGACAGCACTCAGGACTGA
- a CDS encoding rimK domain-containing protein ATP-grasp (ATP-grasp domain; cl03087;~ATP-grasp ribosomal peptide maturase, SAV_5884 family; TIGR04187;~RimK domain-containing protein ATP-grasp [Streptomyces sp. SPB78];~identified by MetaGeneAnnotator; putative), translating into MTMTEERPVLVATEADDITADMVITELNRRDVPVLRFNPADIGENLTVSARFGTCPAPLVGQVRTPSRTADVTRVRSVYWRRPEWPTFPHLSADDSRFAAAQVRYGLGGTLYALDGTLWVNHPLHVAAADYKPAQLVLAQQLGFTIPPTLVTNDPDEAREFVHGQGQAIFKTLRWTPYTRDGVPVTGWAAPVTPDEIDDSVRVAPHLFQARVDKVADVRVLLVGRHTFAVRIDSDLLDWRKDYSALAYTMEHLPDRLGQALRAYLNRLDLVSGSFDLAVDRAGDYWWLELNPNGQWGWLETETGLPMSSAFADLLAQGDRR; encoded by the coding sequence ATGACCATGACCGAGGAGAGGCCGGTTCTGGTGGCCACCGAGGCGGACGACATCACCGCCGACATGGTGATCACCGAGCTCAACCGGCGCGATGTGCCGGTGCTCCGGTTCAACCCCGCCGACATCGGCGAAAACCTCACGGTCTCGGCTCGGTTCGGCACCTGCCCGGCCCCGTTGGTCGGGCAGGTGCGCACCCCGTCGAGAACCGCTGATGTGACCCGGGTCCGGTCGGTGTACTGGCGTCGCCCGGAGTGGCCCACGTTTCCCCACCTGTCCGCTGACGACTCCCGGTTCGCGGCGGCGCAGGTCCGCTACGGACTCGGTGGCACGCTCTACGCTCTGGACGGCACGCTCTGGGTCAACCACCCCCTACACGTTGCCGCAGCCGACTACAAACCCGCTCAGCTCGTTCTCGCCCAGCAGCTCGGCTTCACCATCCCGCCCACCCTTGTCACCAACGACCCGGACGAGGCCCGCGAGTTCGTCCACGGTCAGGGGCAGGCGATCTTCAAGACACTGCGATGGACCCCCTACACGCGTGATGGCGTGCCAGTGACGGGATGGGCTGCCCCCGTCACCCCGGACGAAATCGACGACAGCGTTCGGGTCGCGCCTCATCTGTTCCAGGCCCGCGTGGACAAGGTCGCCGATGTTCGCGTACTGCTCGTAGGTCGGCATACGTTCGCCGTACGTATCGACTCCGATCTCCTGGACTGGCGCAAGGACTACAGCGCCCTGGCTTACACCATGGAGCATCTACCCGACCGGTTGGGTCAGGCACTGCGCGCCTACCTGAACCGACTGGATCTGGTATCGGGAAGCTTCGACCTCGCGGTCGATCGCGCGGGGGACTACTGGTGGCTGGAACTGAACCCCAACGGACAGTGGGGGTGGCTGGAGACCGAGACCGGCCTCCCGATGTCCTCCGCCTTCGCCGACCTACTCGCACAAGGAGACCGCCGATGA
- a CDS encoding hypothetical protein (Hypothetical protein XNR_4632 [Streptomyces albus J1074];~identified by MetaGeneAnnotator; putative) yields the protein MTSRRKHLAERRAARGYSQEEFAELRRFRAPHDEGGTCMNDGRIFREAWIDGVNKHYPGEPKPGYVTPWDETPAWEREAAAAVYGQVRDFIEVSGGHAARLTREQKSRFVAICWTAQMFRHFEDPKPGYVADWSDLPVWQRETDADIFERIEGTV from the coding sequence ATGACGTCGAGGCGTAAGCACCTTGCGGAACGGCGCGCGGCCCGGGGTTACTCTCAGGAGGAATTCGCGGAATTGCGGCGCTTCCGCGCACCGCATGATGAGGGGGGCACGTGCATGAACGACGGCCGGATCTTCCGCGAGGCGTGGATCGACGGTGTGAACAAGCACTATCCTGGCGAGCCGAAGCCCGGCTACGTCACGCCGTGGGACGAGACGCCCGCGTGGGAGCGCGAAGCCGCCGCCGCCGTGTACGGGCAGGTGCGCGACTTCATCGAGGTCAGCGGCGGGCATGCGGCACGGCTCACCCGCGAGCAGAAGAGCCGGTTCGTCGCGATCTGCTGGACCGCCCAGATGTTCAGGCACTTCGAAGACCCGAAGCCCGGATATGTTGCCGACTGGTCCGACCTGCCGGTCTGGCAGCGGGAGACGGACGCGGACATCTTCGAACGCATCGAAGGGACCGTCTGA
- a CDS encoding merR-family transcriptional regulator (identified by MetaGeneAnnotator; putative;~sequence version:1): MRIGEIAALVGVTPRAVRHYHRLGLLPEPGRRANGYREYGIRDAVLLARIRRLAELGLGLDEVGDVLAGDEGRELVDVLEELDADLARQERVVRERRARLAELLAQARAGRLPADGPVSPELAEWLTELGELGHPGVAAGSPTAAWDREMLTLLDTMVPEAERARMVELLRATAGDAAAALYARLDALADAAPDDPRVAETAEALAGIIPAGMAVEVPGDGFADVLFADLAPAQTAAVRQALRLAAERAA, translated from the coding sequence ATGCGGATCGGCGAGATCGCCGCGCTCGTCGGGGTGACCCCGCGGGCCGTGCGGCATTACCACCGGCTGGGGCTGCTGCCCGAGCCGGGACGGCGGGCGAACGGGTACCGGGAGTACGGGATACGGGACGCCGTGCTGCTCGCGCGGATACGGCGGCTGGCGGAGCTGGGGCTCGGGCTCGACGAGGTCGGGGACGTACTGGCGGGCGACGAGGGGCGGGAGCTGGTGGACGTGCTGGAGGAACTGGACGCGGACCTGGCGCGGCAGGAGCGGGTGGTCCGGGAGCGGCGGGCGCGGCTCGCGGAGCTGCTCGCACAGGCGCGGGCGGGGCGGCTGCCGGCGGACGGGCCGGTGTCGCCGGAGCTGGCCGAGTGGCTGACGGAGCTGGGCGAGCTGGGACATCCCGGAGTGGCGGCCGGGTCGCCGACGGCGGCCTGGGACCGGGAGATGCTGACCCTGCTCGACACCATGGTGCCGGAGGCGGAGCGGGCCCGGATGGTGGAGCTGCTGCGGGCCACCGCCGGCGACGCCGCCGCCGCGCTGTACGCCCGGCTCGACGCGCTCGCCGACGCCGCGCCCGACGACCCCCGGGTCGCCGAGACGGCCGAGGCCCTCGCCGGGATCATTCCGGCGGGGATGGCGGTGGAGGTGCCGGGCGACGGGTTCGCGGACGTGCTGTTCGCGGATCTCGCGCCCGCCCAGACCGCCGCCGTACGGCAGGCGCTGCGGCTCGCCGCGGAGCGTGCGGCGTGA
- a CDS encoding hypothetical protein (identified by MetaGeneAnnotator; putative;~sequence version:1), translating to MTWKSRLPLVADSAIPLSLCEVLTDHVKNHTARPRTYQGVIDETLRKSEYVEVPTHLEEAVISHCAAHVRGHFEIAPMRIPTQSAVIYRYGPGVGFVAHHDEVTDIERHRARTNGQPVVGGDLTLVISLSTPDSYGGGELFFEHPPQEIKPPLGTLVAFPATRDHVHGVRPITSGERITLVVRVNVEKL from the coding sequence ATGACATGGAAAAGCCGCTTGCCGCTCGTCGCGGACAGCGCCATCCCGCTCAGCCTCTGCGAAGTGCTGACGGACCACGTGAAGAACCACACCGCCCGCCCGCGCACCTACCAGGGCGTCATCGACGAAACGCTGCGCAAGAGCGAGTACGTCGAGGTGCCGACGCACCTGGAGGAGGCGGTCATCTCCCACTGCGCCGCCCACGTCCGCGGCCACTTCGAGATCGCTCCGATGCGCATCCCCACCCAGTCGGCGGTCATCTACCGCTACGGCCCCGGCGTCGGCTTCGTCGCCCACCACGACGAGGTCACCGACATCGAGCGCCACCGCGCCCGGACCAACGGACAGCCCGTCGTCGGCGGCGACCTCACCCTCGTGATCAGCCTCAGCACCCCTGACTCCTACGGCGGGGGCGAGCTGTTCTTCGAGCACCCTCCCCAGGAGATCAAGCCTCCCCTCGGCACCCTGGTCGCCTTCCCCGCCACCCGCGACCACGTCCACGGCGTACGGCCGATCACGAGCGGCGAACGGATCACCCTCGTCGTACGCGTCAACGTCGAAAAACTCTGA
- a CDS encoding hypothetical protein (identified by MetaGeneAnnotator; putative;~sequence version:1) gives MTRPRHSLRSGRPDCPDCPERLLTKIEELEPSVAVLPADMAALPATSSPVPIIPFDAPAQNPGGIQAWLDEQNSTAPGTATEDTEA, from the coding sequence ATGACTCGCCCGCGACACTCGCTACGCTCTGGCCGCCCTGACTGCCCTGACTGCCCTGAGCGACTCCTGACCAAGATCGAGGAGCTTGAGCCCTCAGTGGCCGTACTCCCCGCTGACATGGCGGCTCTGCCGGCCACCTCGTCCCCTGTTCCGATCATCCCGTTCGACGCGCCCGCGCAGAATCCTGGCGGTATTCAAGCCTGGCTTGACGAACAAAATTCCACCGCCCCCGGGACAGCAACGGAAGATACCGAGGCGTAG
- a CDS encoding hypothetical protein (identified by MetaGeneAnnotator; putative;~sequence version:1), protein MDDEPLSQWAERRDARIGQLRAVPLVTGDGPRASHLNPDAPRAIQRWNGHLWEPHGFAANLVEARRVLFPHTEAAATAEASPKLGPGTGRHRKPPTPR, encoded by the coding sequence ATGGACGACGAACCGCTCTCCCAATGGGCCGAGCGTCGCGACGCGCGGATCGGGCAGCTCCGCGCCGTCCCTCTCGTGACCGGCGACGGCCCGAGGGCATCGCATCTGAACCCCGATGCGCCCCGTGCGATCCAGCGGTGGAACGGCCATCTGTGGGAGCCGCACGGCTTCGCGGCGAACCTCGTGGAAGCACGGCGCGTCCTGTTTCCCCACACCGAGGCTGCCGCCACTGCTGAGGCGTCACCGAAGCTCGGCCCCGGGACCGGCAGACATCGGAAGCCTCCGACGCCCCGATGA
- a CDS encoding protein-L-isoaspartate O-methyltransferase (Protein-L-isoaspartate O-methyltransferase [Streptomyces venezuelae ATCC10712];~identified by MetaGeneAnnotator; putative;~methyltransferase, ATP-grasp peptide maturase system; TIGR04188): MTDPASERRRMATVLMNEGVLKSPWLRAAVETVSRERFLRPGVFLDEGRTWRPVTAADTAPDEWLRIAYGVDTLTTQLDGHLTADQAGEPVVGVPTSSSTAPATVVGMIEALDLATGHRVLEIGTGTGYSTALMCHYLGEDKVATVEVDAQVAARADAALEAAGFSTWTVTGDGLLGHPYRAPYDRVIATCAVRRIPYAWIRQTRPGGVVLGTVGSWPWGTGLAKLTVGDDGTAEGSIIGRSSFIQARAQAVAHVAGDLSARTAYADSERRTQVSPLVLEEWMPAFLAQLAAPGAQFVRATGGDGSPLRYLFDPEKESFAEFLADGESWTVRQGGPVGLWDDVERSLVAWQDAGAPETDSVRLHVTPASHRYWIDQAPSLRWEHRIA, from the coding sequence ATGACCGACCCGGCATCCGAGCGACGCCGCATGGCGACCGTGCTCATGAACGAAGGCGTCCTGAAGTCCCCCTGGCTGCGTGCGGCCGTCGAGACCGTCTCCCGCGAGCGGTTCCTCCGCCCGGGAGTCTTCCTGGACGAGGGGCGGACCTGGCGGCCCGTCACCGCCGCCGACACGGCCCCGGACGAGTGGCTGAGGATCGCATACGGTGTCGACACTCTCACCACCCAGCTCGACGGCCACCTCACCGCCGACCAGGCCGGCGAACCCGTCGTGGGCGTGCCCACGTCCTCGTCGACCGCCCCGGCCACCGTCGTCGGCATGATCGAGGCCTTGGACCTCGCTACGGGCCACCGAGTCCTGGAAATCGGCACAGGCACCGGCTACTCCACAGCCTTGATGTGCCACTACCTCGGCGAGGACAAGGTCGCCACGGTCGAGGTCGACGCACAGGTGGCCGCACGCGCCGATGCCGCTCTCGAAGCCGCCGGCTTCTCGACGTGGACGGTGACGGGCGACGGGCTCCTCGGCCACCCGTACCGGGCGCCGTACGACCGGGTCATCGCCACTTGCGCGGTCCGCCGCATCCCGTACGCGTGGATCAGGCAGACGAGACCCGGAGGCGTTGTCCTCGGCACAGTCGGCTCGTGGCCGTGGGGAACCGGCCTCGCGAAACTGACCGTCGGCGATGACGGCACCGCCGAGGGCTCGATCATCGGGCGCTCCTCCTTCATACAGGCACGGGCCCAGGCGGTGGCTCACGTGGCCGGCGATCTCTCCGCACGGACCGCGTACGCGGACAGTGAGCGGCGCACCCAGGTGTCCCCTCTGGTCCTGGAGGAGTGGATGCCCGCCTTCCTCGCGCAGTTGGCGGCGCCCGGCGCTCAGTTCGTCCGCGCGACGGGCGGTGACGGCTCGCCTTTGAGGTACCTGTTCGATCCGGAGAAGGAGTCGTTCGCCGAGTTCCTCGCCGACGGCGAAAGCTGGACCGTCCGCCAAGGCGGCCCGGTGGGCCTGTGGGACGACGTGGAACGTTCGCTCGTCGCCTGGCAGGACGCCGGGGCGCCGGAGACCGACTCCGTACGGCTCCATGTGACGCCCGCGTCCCACCGGTACTGGATCGACCAGGCCCCCTCCCTGCGCTGGGAGCACCGGATCGCCTGA